Proteins co-encoded in one Pseudophryne corroboree isolate aPseCor3 chromosome 1, aPseCor3.hap2, whole genome shotgun sequence genomic window:
- the LOC135050431 gene encoding uncharacterized protein LOC135050431 gives MVFVNEDGEPPFQRDIRIYPKNPHDPKQTFINIHILSPNMDPMTYALLFPYGEPGWQSNWQCDSYNGAKLNRVRNYVTMLQYKAALTAIRDDFSPIMAAGKLTQQWLVDSYLQVKANRLNYIRQNQQRLRAEQYQGLADHVANMAVNLNMPAGVSVILPSSFEGSPRQMRERCCDAMSIFAKWGAPDVFITFTANPTWPEIIENLRPGEQNSDRPDLVARVFKLKLNSLMDDLTKHGLFGQAKAFVYTIEFQKRGLPHAHILVSLRTEDKFTTVEQINKFVSAEIPTEDNPRLRNIITRCMMHGPCGANNPHAPCMQDGKCTKQFPKPFNEETILNINAYPVYRRRPQEQVHVRGVLMSNQNVVPYNPYLALKYNAHINMEVCTSLAAIKYIYKYIFKGFDCANVAITTNGQPELRYNEISQFIDCRYVSPPEAIWRLRESLMHDRSHAVIRLPVHLPNQQTIIFEQGNENEALLAAQTGRTKLESWFDLNSNNPQAQQWLYSEIPQHYVYTHGNWQERQRGGENIVARLYTVSLKNEERFYLRILLLHVHGAISFHSLRTVNGVLYDTFKAAAFAHGLLESDDEWDHCLTDAATYLMGKQLREMFAYICCFCQPAIPLTLWENHVTNLTLDFMQHNPEHIAQNNSLHEVNTILKQHGLSCAVLGLPIPTGNAPKEEQYNHVEEAQQANKRISMLNERQLYAFNRIVMPVYNKNVHSQCFYLDGPGGSGKTFLYTTLIAYIRGQSKIVLPFATTGIAATLLKGGRTVHSGFKLPVPLLDTSVSSMRLTSPEAEVLRQAALIIIDEITMLPKHGLRCIDKLLREVMNIDTPFGNKTVVVGGDFRQTLPVVTRGTQTDILECCIKASPLWKNFTHLTLTTNMRSKGQDQHNEWLLQVGMGNVPTISDISKNNIIQIPQYMVTMDDLITTIFNNVQHMSVDDLSTRVIVAPTNAHTLDMNRKIIALMAGNPTIYYSADSVVSEDPNDTLNFPLEFLHDQTPSGMPPHFLLLKKGVIIMLLHNLNPKKGLCNGTRLIVENLERHFIKSRIISECNQGDIVFIPRIDFAPNDTTLPFILRRRQFPVIPAYAITINKSQGQTFDHVGIHLPTSVFSHGQLYVALSRSRKKDQVKVCITPNEHQGQLLCDERHFTRNVVFKEVFDM, from the coding sequence ATGGTCTTCGTGAATGAAGATGGTGAGCCACCGTTCCAACGAGACATCAGAATCTACCCCAAAAATCCACATGATCCAAAACAGACATTTATCAATATCCACATTCTAAGCCCAAACATGGATCCAATGACATATGCACTTCTTTTCCCATATGGCGAACCTGGCTGGCAAAGCAATTGGCAATGTGATTCTTACAATGGAGCCAAGCTAAATCGCGTTCGCAACTATGTGACCATGTTGCAGTACAAGGCCGCCTTAACAGCCATTCGAGATGATTTCAGTCCCATCATGGCCGCAGGCAAGTTGACTCAACAGTGGTTAGTAGATTCATATCTTCAAGTCAAGGCTAATAGATTAAACTACATTCGACAAAATCAGCAACGCCTACGAGCAGAACAGTATCAGGGACTTGCTGACCACGTCGCAAACATGGCAGTTAATTTGAACATGCCAGCTGGTGTGTCCGTTATTCTACCTTCAAGCTTCGAAGGATCACCAAGACAGATGCGCGAACGTTGCTGTGATGCAATGTCAATATTTGCAAAGTGGGGAGCGCCAGATGTTTTCATTACATTCACCGCTAATCCAACTTGGCCTGAAATCATTGAGAACTTAAGGCCTGGCGAACAAAATTCTGATCGACCAGATTTAGTTGCACGCGTTTTCAAACTAAAGCTTAATTCTCTGATGGATGATCTCACCAAACATGGCTTATTTGGTCAGGCCAAAGCTTTTGTCTATACTATAGAGTTCCAGAAAAGAGGACTACCACATGCTCACATACTGGTCTCACTGCGAACAGAAGACAAGTTTACCACTGTTGAACAAATCAATAAATTTGTGTCAGCCGAAATTCCAACAGAAGATAACCCTCGGTTGCGCAACATCATCACACGATGTATGATGCATGGTCCATGCGGCGCTAACAATCCACACGCACCCTGCATGCAAGACGGAAAATGTACGAAGCAATTTCCTAAACCATTTAATGAAGAAACCATTCTAAACATTAATGCATATCCTGTGTACCGTCGTCGCCCTCAAGAACAAGTACACGTTAGAGGCGTACTTATGTCCAACCAAAATGTCGTCCCATACAATCCATACTTGGCACTCAAGTACAACGCTCACATAAACATGGAAGTCTGCACATCACTTGCAGCAATTAAGTACATCTACAAGTACATTTTCAAAGGCTTTGATTGCGCAAACGTTGCCATCACAACAAACGGACAGCCAGAGCTACGCTACAACGAAATCTCACAATTCATTGACTGCCGGTATGTCAGCCCACCAGAGGCAATTTGGCGTTTAAGAGAATCGCTAATGCACGATCGTTCACACGCCGTAATAAGACTTCCTGTACATCTACCTAACCAGCAGACCATCATCTTTGAACAAGGAAATGAAAACGAAGCACTCCTTGCAGCACAAACTGGTCGCACTAAACTAGAATCATGGTTTGACCTCAACTCTAATAATCCACAAGCACAACAATGGCTGTACTCTGAAATACCACAACACTACGTTTATACGCATGGCAATTGGCAGGAACGACAGCGAGGGGGTGAAAACATTGTGGCACGCCTGTATACCGTCAGTCTCAAAAATGAAGAACGCTTCTACCTACGGATTTTGCTTCTACATGTTCACGGTGCCATCAGTTTCCACTCATTGAGAACTGTAAATGGTGTCCTGTATGACACCTTTAAAGCAGCAGCTTTCGCTCATGGACTTCTCGAATCAGACGATGAATGGGATCACTGTCTAACAGATGCAGCCACGTACCTCATGGGCAAACAGTTACGCGAAATGTTTGCATACATCTGTTGCTTTTGTCAGCCAGCGATACCACTTACATTATGGGAAAATCACGTAACCAATTTAACTCTCGACTTTATGCAACACAATCCAGAACACATTGCACAAAATAATTCCCTCCATGAAGTTAACACAATTCTAAAACAACATGGTTTATCCTGTGCAGTGCTTGGCTTACCAATTCCAACAGGAAATGCCCCAAAAGAAGAGCAATATAATCACGTTGAAGAGGCACAGCAGGCTAATAAACGCATTTCAATGCTTAATGAACGCCAGTTATATGCTTTCAACAGGATTGTCATGCCAGTGTATAATAAAAATGTGCACAGCCAATGCTTTTATCTTGACGGACCCGGTGGATCCGGAAAAACATTCCTCTACACCACACTCATTGCGTACATCCGAGGACAATCAAAAATTGTACTACCATTTGCAACAACCGGAATTGCTGCCACATTGCTAAAAGGAGGACGCACTGTTCACAGCGGATTTAAGCTTCCTGTGCCACTACTTGATACATCTGTTTCTTCCATGAGACTCACGTCACCAGAGGCAGAAGTATTACGGCAAGCTGCCCTCATCATTATTGATGAGATTACAATGCTTCCAAAACATGGACTTCGATGCATCGACAAGCTACTTCGTGAGGTCATGAACATAGACACACCATTTGGAAATAAGACTGTTGTAGTAGGAGGTGATTTTAGACAAACACTTCCAGTTGTCACAAGAGGAACACAAACTGATATTCTCGAATGCTGCATCAAAGCAAGTCCACTGTGGAAAAATTTCACTCATCTCACTCTTACTACAAACATGCGCAGTAAAGGACAAGACCAACACAACGAATGGCTTTTACAAGTTGGAATGGGCAACGTGCCAACAATTTCAGACATCTCCAAAAATAACATCATTCAAATTCCCCAATATATGGTCACCATGGACGATCTTATTACAACTATTTTTAACAATGTCCAACACATGTCAGTGGATGACCTTTCAACACGAGTCATTGTTGCACCCACAAACGCACACACACTCGATATGAACCGCAAAATTATAGCACTAATGGCTGGAAATCCAACTATTTATTACAGCGCAGACTCTGTTGTCAGCGAAGATCCCAACGACACTTTAAACTTCCCCCTTGAATTTCTTCACGACCAAACACCATCAGGAATGCCTCCACATTTCCTGCTCTTAAAAAAAGGCGTCATTATCATGCTTCTCCACAACCTTAACCCAAAAAAGGGCTTGTGTAACGGGACACGATTAATTGTAGAAAACCTGGAACGTCACTTCATAAAGAGCAGAATTATATCAGAGTGCAACCAAGGCGACATTGTGTTTATTCCCCGAATTGATTTTGCTCCAAATGATACCACATTGCCATTTATACTGCGACGTAGACAGTTTCCAGTTATTCCAGCGTACGCAATAACAATCAACAAATCCCAGGGACAAACTTTCGATCACGTTGGAATTCATCTGCCAACATCAGTGTTCTCACATGGCCAACTTTACGTTGCTTTATCTAGATCACGGAAAAAAGATCAAGTCAAAGTGTGTATTACACCAAACGAACACCAAGGGCAGCTGCTTTGTGACGAACGACACTTCACTAGAAATGTTGTTTTCAAAGAAGTTTTTGATATGTAA